A genomic stretch from Desulfatiglans anilini DSM 4660 includes:
- a CDS encoding efflux RND transporter permease subunit: protein MLSNFFLDRPVFAWVIAIIMMLAGALAIYNLPISQYPPIAPPSIAIDAFYPGASAETVENSVIQIIEQKMTGFDRLLYMSATSDGSGAGRLELTFAPGTDPDFAWSQVQNKLQLAMASLPDVVQRQGVKVSKSTRNYLILVGLISEDGSMGENDLRDYAQSNVEKVLARVPGVGEVESFGSQYAMRIWLKPDKLTDYKLTVDDVIAGLRAYNVEISAGQFGAVPAVEGQRLNASIIVQNLLRTPEEFAAIPLRINPDGSTVRVRDIGWTELGTERYETSALFNGMPAAALAVRQAPGANALDTADAIKAKMEELAYYFPPGMKVIYPYETTPFVEVAIDEVVKTLLEAIVLVFLVMYLFMGNIRATLIPTMAVPVVILGTFAVLGLFGFSINMLTMFAMVLAIGLLVDDAIVVVENVERVMRDENLPPREATRKSMGEITSALVGIGLVLSAVFGPMAFFGGSTGVIYRQFSVTVIAAMLLSVLVALILTPVLCASLLRPMPKGHTPADSAFFLFRPFFRWFDRTFFWVRDKYQLVVGGILRRKLRYLFIYVLLVAALGFLFLRMPTAYLPDEDQGIMFVQATLPPGSTMEQSAEVMKEVRTYLLEEEKETVRSIMTLTGRSFSGAGQNSGMAFVQLRDWDLRDRPDLKVEALLGRAMARFSQIRNARVFAFPPPAVIELGRAGGFDFQLQDRGGIGHEALMAAGDQLLRMANEDRRLIRVRLNGLEDVPQYRIDVDWEKAGTLGVPIDSIHNTVTALFGSAYVNDFIQNGRVKRVYVQADGPYRMLPSDLDRLYVRNQAGTMTPLTALASGRWTYGSPRLERFNAFPSLNFWGEPSPGTSSGEAMQAMEEIARKLPQGTGFDWAGISYQERMATSQAPVLYAFSMIVIFLCLAALYESWTVPISVMLALPLGVIGGVLATSFRGLPNDVYFQIGMLTVLGLTTKNAILIVQFAMAKVREGRGLIDATLEGAKLRLRPIVMTSLAFGFGVLPLAIATGAGAGAQNAIGTGVLGGMATATFLAIFFIPLFYVLVVRLFGRKQGPMDQTPASEVEARLEMKE from the coding sequence ATGCTCTCGAATTTTTTCCTGGACCGTCCCGTCTTCGCATGGGTGATCGCCATCATCATGATGCTCGCCGGGGCGCTTGCGATCTACAATCTGCCCATCTCGCAGTACCCGCCCATTGCGCCCCCCTCGATTGCGATCGACGCCTTCTATCCGGGTGCCTCCGCCGAGACAGTCGAAAACAGCGTCATTCAGATCATCGAGCAGAAAATGACGGGGTTCGACCGGCTGCTGTACATGTCCGCGACGAGCGACGGCTCGGGCGCGGGGAGGCTGGAGCTGACCTTCGCACCGGGCACCGACCCGGATTTTGCGTGGTCCCAGGTGCAGAACAAGCTCCAGCTCGCGATGGCGAGCCTCCCGGATGTCGTCCAGCGCCAGGGGGTCAAGGTCAGCAAATCCACCCGCAACTACCTGATTCTCGTCGGCCTGATCTCCGAAGACGGCAGCATGGGCGAAAACGATCTGAGGGATTACGCGCAGTCCAACGTCGAGAAGGTGCTGGCGCGGGTGCCGGGCGTCGGAGAGGTCGAAAGCTTCGGCTCGCAGTACGCGATGCGGATCTGGCTCAAGCCGGACAAGCTCACGGACTACAAACTGACCGTCGACGATGTCATCGCCGGCCTGCGCGCCTACAACGTGGAGATCTCCGCCGGCCAGTTCGGGGCGGTCCCGGCGGTGGAGGGCCAGCGCCTGAACGCCTCCATCATCGTCCAGAACCTGCTCCGGACCCCGGAGGAATTTGCCGCGATCCCTCTGCGCATCAATCCCGATGGGTCCACGGTGCGCGTACGGGATATCGGGTGGACGGAACTCGGTACGGAGCGCTACGAGACGAGCGCGCTCTTCAACGGGATGCCCGCCGCTGCGCTGGCGGTCCGCCAGGCCCCGGGGGCGAACGCCCTGGACACCGCGGATGCCATCAAGGCGAAGATGGAGGAACTCGCGTACTATTTTCCGCCCGGCATGAAGGTCATCTACCCTTACGAGACGACCCCCTTCGTCGAGGTGGCCATCGACGAGGTGGTCAAGACCCTGCTGGAGGCGATCGTACTCGTGTTTCTGGTGATGTACCTTTTCATGGGGAACATCCGGGCCACTCTGATCCCGACGATGGCGGTGCCGGTGGTGATCCTGGGGACCTTCGCCGTGCTCGGGCTGTTCGGGTTCTCCATCAACATGCTGACCATGTTCGCCATGGTGCTGGCGATCGGCCTCCTCGTCGACGATGCCATCGTGGTCGTGGAGAACGTCGAGCGGGTGATGCGCGACGAGAATCTGCCGCCGCGGGAGGCGACCCGCAAGTCCATGGGCGAGATCACGAGCGCCCTGGTCGGGATCGGGCTGGTGCTCTCGGCGGTGTTCGGCCCCATGGCGTTTTTCGGCGGCTCTACGGGCGTCATCTACCGGCAGTTCTCCGTGACCGTTATCGCCGCGATGCTGCTCTCGGTCCTGGTCGCCCTGATCCTGACGCCGGTCCTCTGCGCCTCGCTCCTGAGGCCCATGCCCAAAGGGCACACGCCCGCGGACAGCGCCTTTTTCCTTTTCCGGCCTTTTTTCCGCTGGTTCGACCGGACGTTCTTCTGGGTCCGAGACAAGTACCAGCTGGTGGTCGGAGGGATCCTGCGACGAAAGCTCCGTTACCTGTTCATCTATGTCCTTCTGGTCGCAGCCCTTGGCTTCCTTTTTCTGCGGATGCCAACGGCCTACCTTCCTGACGAGGACCAGGGCATCATGTTCGTCCAGGCGACTCTGCCGCCGGGTTCGACCATGGAGCAGTCCGCGGAGGTCATGAAGGAGGTTCGGACCTACCTGCTGGAAGAAGAGAAGGAGACGGTTCGATCCATTATGACCTTGACCGGCCGGAGCTTCTCGGGCGCCGGGCAGAACTCCGGCATGGCATTCGTTCAGCTGCGGGATTGGGACCTCAGGGACCGGCCGGATCTCAAGGTCGAGGCCCTGTTGGGGCGGGCCATGGCGCGGTTTTCACAGATTCGGAACGCGCGCGTCTTCGCTTTTCCACCACCCGCCGTGATCGAACTCGGCCGGGCGGGGGGCTTCGATTTTCAATTGCAGGACCGGGGGGGGATCGGCCACGAAGCCTTGATGGCGGCTGGCGATCAGCTGCTCAGGATGGCGAATGAAGATCGGCGCCTGATCCGCGTCCGGCTGAACGGCCTCGAGGATGTGCCCCAATACCGGATCGATGTGGATTGGGAAAAGGCCGGTACCCTCGGTGTGCCCATCGACTCGATTCACAACACCGTTACGGCCCTGTTCGGCAGCGCCTACGTCAACGACTTCATCCAGAACGGCCGGGTCAAGCGGGTCTACGTCCAGGCGGATGGGCCCTACCGGATGCTGCCGAGCGATCTCGACCGTCTCTACGTGCGTAATCAAGCGGGAACGATGACGCCTCTCACCGCCCTCGCAAGCGGACGCTGGACCTATGGATCGCCTCGTTTAGAACGGTTCAACGCCTTCCCCTCCCTGAACTTCTGGGGGGAGCCCTCTCCAGGGACCAGCTCCGGCGAGGCGATGCAGGCTATGGAGGAGATCGCACGCAAGCTTCCGCAGGGAACCGGCTTCGACTGGGCCGGCATCTCTTATCAGGAGCGGATGGCGACATCCCAGGCGCCGGTCCTGTACGCCTTTTCGATGATCGTGATCTTTCTCTGTCTGGCCGCCCTTTACGAGAGCTGGACCGTCCCTATCTCGGTCATGCTGGCGCTGCCGCTCGGCGTGATCGGCGGCGTGCTCGCCACGTCCTTCCGCGGGCTGCCGAACGATGTCTATTTTCAGATCGGGATGCTGACCGTCCTCGGGCTGACGACCAAAAACGCCATCCTGATCGTCCAGTTCGCCATGGCCAAGGTGAGGGAGGGCAGAGGCCTCATCGACGCCACGCTGGAAGGGGCCAAACTGAGGCTGCGTCCGATCGTCATGACATCGCTCGCCTTCGGCTTCGGGGTGCTTCCGCTCGCCATCGCCACGGGCGCGGGAGCGGGCGCACAGAATGCAATCGGCACCGGCGTTCTGGGTGGGATGGCGACCGCGACTTTTTTGGCGATTTTTTTCATCCCTCTGTTCTATGTCTTGGTGGTGAGGCTTTTTGGGAGAAAGCAAGGGCCCATGGATCAGACCCCTGCTTCTGAGGTCGAAGCCCGTCTGGAGATGAAAGAATGA
- a CDS encoding efflux transporter outer membrane subunit, with product MMIRKMLACLPLGALVFNGCSLMPDYKRPDAPIPGGWKSGPAYREGLRTSDAPLAADLEWRAFFTDERMRQVIELGLQNNRDLRAAALNVERARALYGIQRAELLPWVGATGSGYKGRVPADLSSSGTPRTTEEYRVDLGIASWEIDFFGRIRSLEQQALETYFATEEARRSARILLISEISIAYLSLATELENLRLAQSTLEAQQDSYNLIKRRYEVGLAPKIDLRQVQTRVDSARVDIALFTERTAQVENALDLLVGDLVPDELKPEGLSTVAALGAVSPGLSSEVLLGRPDVLQAERLLRAANANIGAARAALFPRISLTTAAGTASAELSGLFRSGSGVWNVAPRVDLPIFYPGLWSALKVSQVDRELAVTRYEKAIQNAFLEVNNALAGEGTLGDRMKAQESLVEATSETYQLSKSRYEKGIDTYLNVLDAQRSLYAAQQGLITIRFARLANQVRLYAVLGGGGENAATPRDADGQVPQPSTYVSGKAGEK from the coding sequence ATGATGATACGGAAAATGCTTGCGTGTCTGCCGCTGGGGGCGCTTGTGTTCAACGGGTGCAGCCTGATGCCGGATTACAAACGGCCCGATGCCCCGATCCCGGGCGGGTGGAAGAGCGGACCCGCCTACCGGGAAGGCCTGCGGACGTCGGATGCGCCTTTGGCGGCGGATCTCGAGTGGCGCGCCTTTTTCACCGATGAGCGGATGCGCCAGGTCATCGAACTCGGGCTTCAGAACAACCGGGATTTGCGGGCGGCCGCCCTCAACGTCGAACGGGCGCGGGCGCTTTACGGGATCCAGCGCGCCGAACTGCTGCCATGGGTCGGTGCGACGGGAAGCGGATACAAAGGAAGGGTCCCTGCGGATCTCTCGAGCAGCGGTACGCCCAGGACAACTGAGGAATACCGCGTGGATCTGGGCATCGCTTCCTGGGAAATCGATTTCTTCGGGCGCATCCGCAGCCTCGAGCAGCAAGCCCTCGAGACGTACTTCGCCACCGAGGAGGCGCGGCGGAGCGCCCGGATCCTTCTGATCTCGGAGATCTCAATCGCCTACCTGAGCCTCGCCACCGAACTGGAAAACCTTCGATTGGCCCAGTCCACGCTCGAGGCGCAGCAGGACAGCTACAACCTGATCAAACGGCGCTACGAGGTCGGCCTGGCGCCGAAGATCGACCTGCGCCAGGTGCAGACCCGCGTGGATTCCGCGCGGGTGGACATCGCCCTTTTCACGGAGCGGACGGCCCAGGTCGAAAACGCCCTCGACCTGCTGGTGGGAGACCTCGTTCCCGATGAACTGAAGCCGGAGGGGCTCAGCACGGTGGCCGCCCTGGGTGCGGTTTCCCCCGGGCTTTCTTCGGAGGTGCTGCTGGGCCGTCCGGACGTTCTTCAGGCGGAGAGGCTCCTCAGGGCTGCGAACGCCAATATCGGCGCGGCGCGCGCCGCCCTCTTCCCGCGGATCTCGCTCACCACGGCGGCCGGGACCGCGAGCGCAGAGCTCTCCGGATTGTTCCGCTCCGGCTCCGGTGTGTGGAATGTCGCTCCGAGGGTGGATCTGCCGATCTTCTACCCCGGCCTCTGGTCCGCGCTCAAGGTGAGTCAAGTCGATCGGGAGCTTGCCGTCACGCGCTACGAAAAGGCCATTCAGAATGCATTTCTGGAGGTGAACAATGCCCTGGCGGGCGAAGGGACCCTCGGGGACCGCATGAAGGCGCAGGAATCCCTGGTCGAGGCTACATCGGAGACCTATCAGCTGTCGAAGTCACGGTATGAAAAGGGGATCGACACTTACCTGAACGTGCTGGATGCCCAGCGTTCCCTTTACGCCGCACAGCAGGGCCTGATCACCATCCGTTTCGCACGGCTCGCGAATCAGGTGCGGCTTTATGCAGTGCTGGGTGGGGGAGGGGAGAACGCTGCCACCCCGCGCGATGCGGATGGACAGGTCCCCCAGCCCAGCACGTACGTATCAGGCAAGGCGGGGGAAAAATAG
- a CDS encoding benzoate-CoA ligase family protein, producing the protein MNEQIRQDTFNIASRLLDENAAERGDKVAIYCGEETVTYRDVLKNVNRFANVLKKLNVKPTERVMIHLPDSPMFIYAFLGSIKHGAWPVAVNTMLGMADYEYLLENSEARVLVTEKTSKAACAGTRHLCYRLFADDGLDEWLSEASDEAEAHPAHEDDIAFWLYSSGSTGRPKGTPHKHIDLLFIANAYGRNVLHITEEDKLFSVSKLFFAYGLGNSLAIPFRYGAPVVLLSDRPSPDNVLQIIQEQQPTIFFGVPTQYNSLLKKIDQIRFESIRLCASAGEALPPEVLRKWREKTGLTILDGIGSTEAMHIFISNLQDDVLEGTSGRLVPGFQAKIVDLSGKEVPQGVPGHLLIRGRSITPGYWKRPEENAEKMLEGGWFRTGDIYSQVGGYFTYQGRGDDMLKVGGIWVSPVEIENVLMEHKAVHECAVVGQEIEGLIKPFAYVILEPQYTGADTDKPRLSRELLDYAAGRLPRFKCPWDIMLPDELPKTATGKIQRFKLRMPERQAA; encoded by the coding sequence GGACGTACTGAAGAATGTCAACCGATTTGCGAACGTCCTCAAAAAGCTGAATGTAAAACCGACCGAACGCGTCATGATCCATCTGCCCGACTCGCCCATGTTCATCTATGCCTTCCTGGGCAGCATCAAGCACGGCGCCTGGCCGGTCGCGGTCAACACCATGCTGGGCATGGCGGACTACGAGTACCTCCTCGAGAACAGCGAGGCCCGCGTTCTGGTCACGGAAAAGACCAGCAAGGCGGCCTGCGCCGGAACGCGCCATCTCTGCTACCGCCTCTTCGCCGACGACGGGCTGGATGAATGGCTTTCGGAGGCCTCGGACGAGGCCGAGGCCCATCCCGCCCATGAAGACGACATCGCCTTTTGGCTTTACAGCTCGGGCAGCACCGGACGCCCCAAGGGTACGCCCCACAAACACATCGATCTGCTGTTCATCGCCAATGCCTACGGCCGGAACGTCCTGCACATCACGGAAGAGGACAAGCTCTTTTCGGTGAGCAAGCTCTTTTTCGCCTACGGGCTCGGAAACAGCCTCGCGATCCCGTTCCGCTACGGCGCACCCGTCGTCCTCCTCTCCGATCGGCCATCGCCTGACAACGTGTTGCAGATCATCCAGGAACAGCAGCCGACAATCTTTTTCGGCGTACCGACCCAGTACAACTCCCTCCTGAAAAAGATCGACCAGATCCGGTTCGAATCCATCAGGCTCTGCGCATCGGCCGGGGAGGCGCTTCCGCCCGAGGTCTTGAGGAAATGGCGCGAAAAAACAGGACTCACCATCCTCGACGGGATCGGGTCGACCGAGGCGATGCACATCTTCATCTCCAACCTCCAGGATGATGTCCTCGAAGGGACCTCGGGACGCCTCGTCCCCGGATTCCAGGCAAAGATCGTGGACCTCTCGGGAAAAGAGGTTCCGCAGGGCGTGCCGGGGCACCTGCTCATCAGGGGCCGCAGCATCACACCGGGCTACTGGAAAAGGCCGGAAGAAAACGCCGAGAAGATGCTCGAAGGGGGCTGGTTCAGGACCGGTGACATCTACAGCCAGGTCGGAGGCTATTTCACCTACCAGGGGCGTGGGGACGACATGTTGAAGGTCGGCGGAATCTGGGTCTCGCCCGTCGAAATCGAAAACGTCCTCATGGAGCACAAGGCTGTTCACGAGTGCGCCGTGGTCGGACAGGAGATCGAGGGGCTGATCAAGCCGTTCGCCTATGTCATTCTCGAACCACAGTACACGGGCGCCGACACGGACAAGCCCAGGCTCAGCCGTGAACTGCTCGACTACGCAGCCGGCAGACTCCCGAGGTTCAAGTGCCCCTGGGACATCATGCTGCCGGACGAACTCCCGAAGACCGCCACCGGAAAGATCCAGCGCTTCAAGCTGCGGATGCCCGAGCGGCAGGCTGCTTAA